The Pseudomonadota bacterium genomic interval CGCCTGATCCACATCCAATTGCCAGGGGTGGTACAGATCGAGCGACGGCAACGCGGTCGCCATCAGCTCGACGTCGGCCAGGCCCGCCGCCGGGTCCTCGGAGCCGTGGCGCGCGAACGCGCAGGCTTGTGCGACCACGGCGTCGACCGCATCGCGCGAAAAATCGGCCGTCGACGCCGAGCCCTTGCGCTGGCCAACGTACACCGTCACATCAAGACTGCGGTCGCGCTGCTGCTCGAGCGTTTCCACTTCGCCCAGTCGTACCCCCACGTCGCGACCGACACCACGGGACACATCGACGTCCGCGCTGGTGGCGCCGTTTCGCCGGGCACTGTCGAGAACCTGCTCGGCCACCGCGGTTAGCGCGACGGGACTGTCGTGTTGCAAAATGTCAATCGTTGTCATGGTGATTCCGTGTGTGCGGGCGAGAACCGACCGCCCCGATTGCGTCGATGCTCAGACTGATCCTGTGTGGCCTTGTGCTTTGCTGCCTCGGTGCGCTCACCGCGTGTGCCCGCACGCCGAGCGTTGCCGCGTTGCGCGATGCGCGCCTGGTCGAAGCCAGCGGCCTCGCCGCCACCCTCGCCGGGCCCAGAGGGTACTGGGCGCTGAACGACGGCGGCAACCGCGCGGCCCTGTTCCGCTTGAGCGAGGACGGCGCGACGCTGGCCAGGTTGCCCGTGGTTGGCGCACGAAACCGTGACTGGGAAGACCTTGCCAGTTTTCGCTGGCGCGACAGCAACTGGTTGTTGATCGCCGACACCGGCGACAACCGGGCGCGACGGCAACGGGTCGCGCTGCACCTCGTCGCCGAGCCGGCGCCGGAAGCGCGCCGCGCGAGGGTGACCGCGACCGTGTCCGTGCGCTACCCCGACGGCCCCCGCGACGCCGAGGCCGTGGCGGTCGACCCGCTCCGCGGGGAGATCCTGGTGCTGTCCAAACGCGACCGACCCGGCCGACTCTACCGCCTGCCGCTGAGCGCCTTCGACACGCCCACGGCCGTGCACCGTCTCGAGCACGTTGGCGTGGTTGCACCCGACGGCCCACCGAGTGCACTGGCGCTGCTGCGTCAACCCGAACTGCTCGCCGTGGGCAGCCACGTGACCGCCCTCGACATCAGCGCCGACGGGCGCCACGCCGTGGTGTTGGGCTACCGTCGCGCGCGCACCGTCACGCGGCGTGACGGCGAGACCTGGCTCACCGCGCTCTCGCGGCTTGACGCGTTGCCCGATCACCGACTCGCGCAGGCCGAAGCCGTGGCCTTCTCGCGCGACGCCACACACATTGTGATCACCAGCGAAGGCGCGCATGCGCCGCTGCTGCGGCAGGACTGGCCAACTCCGACACCCTGATCCCCGGCGATCACGCGGTTGCCGTGCCGCCCACGGTCAGGCCGTCGACACGCAGCGTCGGCTGGCCGACGCAGACCGGCACGGACTGCCCCTGCTTGCCGCAGGTGCCGACGCCGCGGTCGAGCGCGAGGTCGTTGCCGACCATGCCGATGCGTGTCATCACGTCCGGCCCGTTGCCGACCAGGGTCGCGCCCTTGACCGGCGCGCCCAGCTTGCCGTTCTCGACCAGGTAGGCCTCCGAGGCCGAAAACACGAATTTGCCCGAGGTGATGTCGACCTGACCGCCGCCGAAGTTCACGGCGTAGAGGCCCTTTTTCACCGAAGCGAGAATCGCTTGCGGATCGTGCTCGCCCGCACGCATGTAGGTGTTGGTCATGCGGGGCATGACCGTGTGCGCGTAGCTTTGCCGTCGGCCATTGCCGGTCGGTTCGACCCCGTTGAGCCGCGCGTTGTGTTTGTCCTGCATGAAGCCGACGAGGACACCGTCCTCGATCAACGTGTTGCACTGACTCGGCACGCCCTCGTCGTCGATGTTGAGCGACCCCCGGTGGCCGTCGAGGGTGCCGTCGTCGACCACGGTGACGCCGCGCGAGGCGACCTGCTCGCCGACCCGTCCGGAGAACACCGATGTGCCCTTGCGGCTGAAATCGCCCTCGAGTCCGTGACCGACAGCCTCGTGCAACAACACACCCGGCCAGCCGTTGCCGAGCACCACGACCATTTCGCCGGCCGGGGCGTCGACAGCGTCGAGATTGACCAGCGCCTGCCGCACCGCCTCGCGTGCGAGGTGTTCCGGCTCGTTGTCAGCGGCCAGCTGCGCCATGTCGAAGCGCCCGCCAGACCCGGCGTTGGCGGTCTCGCGACGTCCGTTGCTCTCGACGTACACGGTCACGTTCAACCGCACCATCGGCCGGAGATCGGCGGCGAGCGTGCCGTCGCTGGCGGCAACCAACACGACTTCGTGGCTTGCAGCCACACTTGCAATCACCTGCGTCACGCGCGGGTCCTGTTCGCGCGCCGCGGCGTCTGCACGGCGCAACAACTCCAGTTTGGCCGGCTCATCGAGGGAACCGATCGGGTTGCCCGAGCCGTACAAATCGCGCGGTACCGGCTTGTGCCAGGCCTGCACTGCGGCCGCTTCACCACCGCGTGCGATCGCGCGCGCACTGGTGGCGGCTTCGTGGAGTGCCGGCAGCAGAATCTCGTCGGAGTAGGCGAAGCCGGTTTTCTCACCGCTGACCGCGCGCACGCCGACGCCCTGGTCGATTGAGAACCCCCCCTCTTTCACCAGGCCGTCCTCGAGCACCCAGGATTCGTTCTGCTTGGCCTGGAAGTACAGGTCCGCGGAATCCACGCCACGCGTCATGATCTGGCCAAGTGCGCTGTGCAAGTCCGATTCGGTGAGCCCCGAAGGCGACAGCAGTCGCTCGGTTGCGAGGTCGAAAGTGTCAGCCATTCCCTTACCCTTTTGCTGTTGTCGTGGCGTGGACTGCTCAGCGGTCCACGTTTGCGCCGCTGGTGGCCGCGGCAGAGTTCTCGAGCAGGATCTGCGTCAACTCGGGCGCGTCGAAATCCCCGGTGAGACTGTAATCACGGCGGCCGAACTGGTTTACGTCAACCCCCATGCCCCGCAATACCTTGTCGGCGAGAAACACGCTGGCCGCTGTCAACGGGCCTCCCACGAAGGCGCCGATCAACGGCAGGCTGCCGCCGACATTGGGCAGCACGACAATACGCTGATCGTAGGACCGGTTGACGAAGTCGATCGGCCCGACCACGCTCACCACCCCGACCGGGCCTTCGAGCAACAGCGCCTTGGCAGTGGCCTTGCCGTCTCCGAGTTCGAACTCGCCGCGCACCACCTCGTACCCCAACCCGTCTCCGAGGTCGGAGAAATCGAGCGCGAGCCGCTGCGGCAGGGTCTGCAACGCCAGCAGCCCGAACACGCGCCCGGCACCTGGGTCGAGGCCGTTGACACGCCCGTCCTTGAGGTCGAAGCGCATCGTCCCGGCCAACGACGCAAGGTCGGGGGCCCAGATGGTGTCATCCCAGGTACCTGACACACTGAGTTGCCCTTGCCCACCTGACAGCGTCCCGACACTGCCCATGTCGGACACCGCGAGGCCCACGTCGTTCGAATGCGCAAACAACTCCAGGTGGCTGATGTCCTCGCCCGCATCGCTCTGCACCCAGCGGCCGGCCCCCTGCGCGGTGTAGAGCGGCGAGCGCGCCACCAGTTCCGTGAGTTCGAGGCCGTTTGCTGTCGGTTGGGTTGCGATGTCGACATCCGTGAACCGCAGGTTGTCCACACGCAACTCCCGCACACCGATGCGCGTGGCCGGGTAGTCGCGCGGGTGACTCGGTGGCGACTCGCTGATTTCGAACTCGCCGTCCATCAGCGGCGTGACATCCACACGCGTCAGGTCCGCCTGCAAGTTGGGGCGCGCACCACCGGTATAGCGGAAACGGCCGTCCACCACGTCGCCGGCGATCTGGCCTTCGACCGCGTCGGCGACTTCGGCCAACTGCAAGGTGACCTCACCGATCGGCACACCCAACCAGGCTCCGGCATCCACGCGGGCGTAGACGTCGATGCTGACCTCGTCCTCGCCCTCGCCTGAGAGGCAGCAGCGGTCGAGAGCGGTGTACCAGCGTTCGAGGTCGGCCCGGGGCCAGTCGACACGCGCCCGCACACCGCGCTCCGGCAAGGCCGGTGCCGGCGACCCCGCGCCGATCGCCATGGCCTCCAGCGCGCCACGACGCATCGAGAAGGCCACCGTGGCGTCCTCCCCGTAGGTCACTTGCCACTGGTCGGTCGCGGCCGAGCCGATGCTGGCTTCAACGCGCAAGGTCCGGCCCACGGCTGCGTCCTTCGCCACCGGTTCGGGCGCGGTCACCTGCACACCGCGCAGGTCACTGACCGCGTTGAACGCCACCTGCGTGGGGCCACCGGACACCGTCGGTGTGACGTCCACAACGACGTCCCAGCGGCTGAGGCCGTCCACCCACTCGGCAATCGGGACACCGCGGTCACTCAGCCAGAGTCCGAGGTCGACATCGGTCAGCGCCTCGGCTCGCACTGCGCGCTGGTCGTCCGAGGTGGTCACGGCGACCTGGATCGGGTTGCCGAGGAAGGTGCCCTCGAGCTCGTGCCCGAGCAGACCCCGCTGGTTGAACGGCACGCGCGCCGACACCCCGTCGAAGACGAGGTCGGGCCCGGTCAATTCGAATCGCGCGTCGCGAAACAGTGCCACACCCTCGATCGTCGCTGGCATGTTCGGCCGCAGGCCGAAATCGGGTGCAATCTGCAAGGTCACCGGCCCGGCGATCTCGAGATCACGAAAATGCCGACCCACTGCGCTCGCAAGTGGGCCCTGACGCAACCAGTCGACCAGCGTTTCGCTGTCGCCAGACCACGCCGAGTCGATGCGCATGCGCGCGGCGCGCACGTCGGGAATCCGCGCGTCGACGTTGCGCGCTGCACCGCCCAGGATCTGCGCCTCGCCGTTGAACCTGACACCGATGCCGTCGAGCCGAAACGCGCCGTTCATGGCCGTCAGCACCGGCCAGAGCGTGTTGTACTCCATGGCCAGGTCTTCGACGTCGAGTTGGACATCGAGTCGCCCTTCGCTGGCGCGAAACGGGTAGTCGGCCGTGTTGCCGAGCAACAGGAAATCGCCGCGCGGCACGCGCCCGCCCTGGAGGCTGCGCTCCAGCCACGCCTGCAACCGCTCGGGCATTGCCCCCTGGGGGTAGTAGGTGCTCAGGTACCGCCCGTCGAGGTCGCGGATGGAGCCGCGAACGTCGAGGTCAACGCCGCGGTCGCTGGCGGACCGCGCCGCCGACACCTGGGCAAGCATCTGAAAATGCGGCGTGTCGACAAGCACGTCATCGGTGCTGATCCACCGGCCGGTCGACGACAGCTCGCCGTCGAACTGACCGGCAACCCGATCGAGCAGCAACGGCGTGCGGAACAGTGCGGGCGCATCGAGCACGCTGCCCTCGCCCTCCACCCGGGCACTGAAGCGGCCGTCACTGACACGGACAGCGGCGTCGACGTTCTCGATCCCGGGCAAGGCCCCGAACCGGGTGTTTCGCCACCCGGTGACCACACCCTCGAACTGCAAGCCCGCTGGCAGCACAACGGGTGTGTCGACCACAACCGGGTCTGCCTGCGCAAGCGTGTCCTCCGCATGGGTTGGAGTGGCGGACGGCAATGGCAGAGCCACTTTCCACAGCGCCAACTCGCCACTGGGCAAACTGCCCTCGAGCCAGTTGGCGACGCCGGCCAGGGCCGGCAGGTGGCGCCAGGGCAGTACCAGATCCCGCACTTCCTCGATGCGCAGCAGCTGGCCGGTGCCCACCAGCACATCACGCTGTCGGTCAAGGGTGGTCAAACCTGGCCGCCAAGCCACACCGTCCCGCGCCAACACGGTGTCGTCCAGCCAGGTGCGCCAGCCCGCTTCGGTGCGATTCCAGCCACCGGTAGCGCTGAAGAAGTCGAGGTACCAGCGCGTCTGCTGTGCACCGTCTTCGAGTGCCACCCGGTCTCCGGAGAGCTGGTACTGCAGGTCGGCGAAACGCCCGTCTTCGATGCGACTCCAGAGTTGCACATCACGGACCTCGCCCACCGGTACGATATCGCGTGCGTTGAGCAGCGACGACAAGGTGCGCAACTCCACCCGGTCAAGACTCGCGTAGGTCCGACCCTGGAAGCCGTTCTCGGCATCCCCCGACACATTGGCCACGGCCCGGATATGGCCACCCACGTCTTCGGGCAGGTCGGCCTCGACCGAGACGCGCAGCTGCCCGTCTCGGTTGTTGGCAACAATGGCGATGTTGTCGACGTCGTAGGTCTGCTCCGACACCGCGTCACGCCACCGCAGCGAGGCTTCGCTGATGTTGATCCAGCCAAACCGGGCGAGCGCCGCAAGCGTGCTCTGCAGGCCGGTGCCGGAAGACTGGCCGCGGTCGAGCGCCACGGACCAGTCGCCGTTCCCGTCGCGGCCGATCTCGATCGCCAGGCCTTTGAGCGTGACCTCGTCGACGATCAACTTGCGGTACTGGACCAACTGGCGCAGGTCCAGACTGGCTTCGACCCGGTCGAGGGTCAGCGGCGCCTCCACCCCCGGCAGGTCCACCCGCAGACCGTCCAGGTGCAAGCTCGGCCCCCAGTGGCTCCAATTCAGCCGCGCGCTGTCGGCGCCGAGTTCGACACCCATGTTGTCGCCGATGCGCTGGACCAGGCTGTGCTGGTTGCGGTCGACCACACTGGGCAACCACCAGCGCGCCGCGCTGAGCAGCACGGCGACCAGACAAATCGAAAAGAACACGAACCAGAGGAACGCAGACCGGCTCGCCTGCGCTGCGCGCTTGACCCCCCGGCCGACCGCGCCGCGTCGGCGCTCAGAAGAGGACAACGTCGTACTGCTCACGGGTGTAGATCGGCTCGCCCTGCAGCCGAATCGGGACACCGACGAAGGCTTCGAGCTCCGCCAGCACGTCGGACTGTTCGTTCTGGAACTGCTCGACCACGTCCTGCGAGGCGAGCACCGCAAGCGAGCGCACGTCGAACTGGCGTACCTGCCGGATGATCTCGCGGGAGATCTCGTAGCACAGGGTCAGCGTCGATTTGACCTTGCCCCGACCGTTGCAATTGGTACACGGTTCGAGCAGTACGCCTTCCAGGCTCTCGCGCGTGCGCTTGCGCGTCATCTCGACCAGGCCGAGTTGCGACACACTGCAGACCTGACACTTGGCGTGGTCGCGGTCGAGCGCCTTCTCCAGTGCGCGCATCACCTGGCGTTTGTGCTCGTCTTCCATCATGTCGATGAAGTCGATGATGATGATGCCGCCGAGGTTGCGCAGCTTGAGCTGCCGGGCGATCGCCTGCGCCGCCTCGAGGTTCGTTTTGAAGATGGTCTCCTCGAGGTTGTGGTGGCCGACGAACCCCCCGGTGTTGACGTCGATGGTGGTCATCGATTCGGTCTGGTCGAGGATCAGGTAGCCGCCGGATTTCAACGGCACCTTGCGCTCGAGCGCGCGTTGGATCTCGTCTTCGACGTTGAACAGATCGAAGATCGGCCGCTCGCCGGTGTAGTGCTCGAGCCGCAGCTCCGGCCGGTGCAGAAACTCGTCGGCAAAGGCCACGGCGCGTTGCAGGTTCTCGCGCGAATCGACACGAATGCGCTCGACACTGTCCCCGTGCAGGTCGCGCAACATGCGCAGCACGAGCGGCAGGTCCTCGTGAATGACGGCCACGCCCGCGGCGCGTTCCGCGCGGCGGCATATCGCCCGCCAAAGGCGGACCAGGAAATCGCGGTCCTGGAGGATCAACTCGCGGCTTTCGCCCTCGGCGGCGGTGCGCACGATGAAGCCGTCGCTGATCGCCCGTTCCGCGTCGACCGCGTCCACGCTGGCTTCGCACACGATCGTGCGCAACCGATCGCGCTCGGCTTCGTCCTCGATTTTGCTGGACACGCCGAGCGTGTCCTCGCGTGGCATGTAGACCAGCAGACGCGAGGGCAAGGTCAGGTGCGTCGTCAGTCGCGCGCCCTTGGTGCCGATCGGGTCCTTGACCACCTGCACCAGCAGGAGCTGGCCCTCGTGCAGGTGTTCCTGTATGGCCCGCGGTCGCGCGTCGACACCGTCATCAGCGGGGTCGAGCGCGATATCAGAGACGTGCAGAAAGGCGGCGCGGTCCAGGCCGATATCAACGAAGGCCGCCTCCATGCCGGGCAGCACGCGCGCCACCTTGCCCTGGTAGATGTTGCCCACGCGCCCTCGACGGCTGGCCCGCTCGACCTGCAACTCGGTGAGCACCCCGTTCTCGATCGTCGCCACCCGCGTTTCCTCGGGGGAGGCGTTGACCAGCAGCTCTTCGCTCATGCGTTCTCATCACCTGTCAGGGGCGGCACCGTCACACCGTGCGCGGCCAGCATCGTCATCAGTTCCACGATCGGCAGGCCGACCACAGTCGCGTAGTTGCCCTCGATCCGCTCCACAAAAACCGCACCAATCCCCTGAATTGCATAGCCACCAGCCTTGCCGAGCGGTTCGCTGGTGGCCCAGTAGGCCTCACGCTCGGCGCGCGTGGTCGCGCGCATCCAGACCCGTGTCTCGGCCAGCTTGCACGCGAACGCCCCGTCCACCGGCCCGACCGCAACGGCGCTGAACACGCTGTGCTCGCGCCCGCTCAGCCGGTGCAGCATGCGCTGCGCCTGCTCGCCGTCCTGCGGCTGGCCAAGCACCTCGCCGTCAATGGCCACGACCGTGTCCGCCGCCATGAG includes:
- a CDS encoding AsmA-like C-terminal region-containing protein, whose translation is MSSTTLSSSERRRGAVGRGVKRAAQASRSAFLWFVFFSICLVAVLLSAARWWLPSVVDRNQHSLVQRIGDNMGVELGADSARLNWSHWGPSLHLDGLRVDLPGVEAPLTLDRVEASLDLRQLVQYRKLIVDEVTLKGLAIEIGRDGNGDWSVALDRGQSSGTGLQSTLAALARFGWINISEASLRWRDAVSEQTYDVDNIAIVANNRDGQLRVSVEADLPEDVGGHIRAVANVSGDAENGFQGRTYASLDRVELRTLSSLLNARDIVPVGEVRDVQLWSRIEDGRFADLQYQLSGDRVALEDGAQQTRWYLDFFSATGGWNRTEAGWRTWLDDTVLARDGVAWRPGLTTLDRQRDVLVGTGQLLRIEEVRDLVLPWRHLPALAGVANWLEGSLPSGELALWKVALPLPSATPTHAEDTLAQADPVVVDTPVVLPAGLQFEGVVTGWRNTRFGALPGIENVDAAVRVSDGRFSARVEGEGSVLDAPALFRTPLLLDRVAGQFDGELSSTGRWISTDDVLVDTPHFQMLAQVSAARSASDRGVDLDVRGSIRDLDGRYLSTYYPQGAMPERLQAWLERSLQGGRVPRGDFLLLGNTADYPFRASEGRLDVQLDVEDLAMEYNTLWPVLTAMNGAFRLDGIGVRFNGEAQILGGAARNVDARIPDVRAARMRIDSAWSGDSETLVDWLRQGPLASAVGRHFRDLEIAGPVTLQIAPDFGLRPNMPATIEGVALFRDARFELTGPDLVFDGVSARVPFNQRGLLGHELEGTFLGNPIQVAVTTSDDQRAVRAEALTDVDLGLWLSDRGVPIAEWVDGLSRWDVVVDVTPTVSGGPTQVAFNAVSDLRGVQVTAPEPVAKDAAVGRTLRVEASIGSAATDQWQVTYGEDATVAFSMRRGALEAMAIGAGSPAPALPERGVRARVDWPRADLERWYTALDRCCLSGEGEDEVSIDVYARVDAGAWLGVPIGEVTLQLAEVADAVEGQIAGDVVDGRFRYTGGARPNLQADLTRVDVTPLMDGEFEISESPPSHPRDYPATRIGVRELRVDNLRFTDVDIATQPTANGLELTELVARSPLYTAQGAGRWVQSDAGEDISHLELFAHSNDVGLAVSDMGSVGTLSGGQGQLSVSGTWDDTIWAPDLASLAGTMRFDLKDGRVNGLDPGAGRVFGLLALQTLPQRLALDFSDLGDGLGYEVVRGEFELGDGKATAKALLLEGPVGVVSVVGPIDFVNRSYDQRIVVLPNVGGSLPLIGAFVGGPLTAASVFLADKVLRGMGVDVNQFGRRDYSLTGDFDAPELTQILLENSAAATSGANVDR
- the tldD gene encoding metalloprotease TldD, translating into MADTFDLATERLLSPSGLTESDLHSALGQIMTRGVDSADLYFQAKQNESWVLEDGLVKEGGFSIDQGVGVRAVSGEKTGFAYSDEILLPALHEAATSARAIARGGEAAAVQAWHKPVPRDLYGSGNPIGSLDEPAKLELLRRADAAAREQDPRVTQVIASVAASHEVVLVAASDGTLAADLRPMVRLNVTVYVESNGRRETANAGSGGRFDMAQLAADNEPEHLAREAVRQALVNLDAVDAPAGEMVVVLGNGWPGVLLHEAVGHGLEGDFSRKGTSVFSGRVGEQVASRGVTVVDDGTLDGHRGSLNIDDEGVPSQCNTLIEDGVLVGFMQDKHNARLNGVEPTGNGRRQSYAHTVMPRMTNTYMRAGEHDPQAILASVKKGLYAVNFGGGQVDITSGKFVFSASEAYLVENGKLGAPVKGATLVGNGPDVMTRIGMVGNDLALDRGVGTCGKQGQSVPVCVGQPTLRVDGLTVGGTATA
- the rng gene encoding ribonuclease G, with protein sequence MSEELLVNASPEETRVATIENGVLTELQVERASRRGRVGNIYQGKVARVLPGMEAAFVDIGLDRAAFLHVSDIALDPADDGVDARPRAIQEHLHEGQLLLVQVVKDPIGTKGARLTTHLTLPSRLLVYMPREDTLGVSSKIEDEAERDRLRTIVCEASVDAVDAERAISDGFIVRTAAEGESRELILQDRDFLVRLWRAICRRAERAAGVAVIHEDLPLVLRMLRDLHGDSVERIRVDSRENLQRAVAFADEFLHRPELRLEHYTGERPIFDLFNVEDEIQRALERKVPLKSGGYLILDQTESMTTIDVNTGGFVGHHNLEETIFKTNLEAAQAIARQLKLRNLGGIIIIDFIDMMEDEHKRQVMRALEKALDRDHAKCQVCSVSQLGLVEMTRKRTRESLEGVLLEPCTNCNGRGKVKSTLTLCYEISREIIRQVRQFDVRSLAVLASQDVVEQFQNEQSDVLAELEAFVGVPIRLQGEPIYTREQYDVVLF
- a CDS encoding nucleoside triphosphate pyrophosphatase → MTRLVLASSSPRRLALLAQVGVAVESVSPEIDETPLQHETPGRYARRMALSKVRAVDARLTGQPAILMAADTVVAIDGEVLGQPQDGEQAQRMLHRLSGREHSVFSAVAVGPVDGAFACKLAETRVWMRATTRAEREAYWATSEPLGKAGGYAIQGIGAVFVERIEGNYATVVGLPIVELMTMLAAHGVTVPPLTGDENA